DNA sequence from the Tissierella sp. MB52-C2 genome:
CAAAGTTTTTGTACCTGAAGTTACAGAGTTTATTCTAGCTCCTAGCATCTTCATCTTCAAAACATTTAATCCTTGCCTTTTTATATCCTCCTCACCCATAAACACTTCACAAGAGATATCAAACATTGCACAAATAGTAGCTGTGGCTACTCCGTGTTGCCCTGCACCTGTTTCTGCAATTATTTTCTTTTTTCCCATTTTTTTAGCAAGTAGTACCTGACCGATTACATTATTTATCTTGTGAGCTCCTGTATGGTTTAAGTCCTCCCTCTTTAGATAAATCTTACCTCCACCTAGTTTTCTTGTTAAATTTTCCGCGTAATATAGTGGAGTAGGTCTTCCAGAATACTCTTGACAATAATACATATATTCCTTTTTAAAACTATCATCATCTTTTATATTAACAAATGCTTTTTCAAGTTCTATTAATGGATTCATTAAAGTTTCTGGTACAAACTGCCCTCCAAATTGTCCAAATCTTGTATTCATATAAATTATCCCCTTACTTTTTCTATAAAATCTTTTATCTTTCCATAATCCTTATATCCATCTGTCTCTACTCCAGAGCTTACATCTACTACTGTAGGTCTAACTATCTGTATAGCATTTTTAATATTTTCCGAATATAATCCCCCTGCTAAAACTATAGATTTAGTTTTACCAATCTCTTTAGCTAATTCCCAATTAAACCTTTTTCCTGTCCCCCCAACTTCTCCTTCTATCCAAGTATCTAAAAGATATTTATCAACCTTATATTCTTCTAATAAACCTAGACTTTTTTCATCCTTTACAAGAAAGGATTTCCATACTTCATTTTCAAAACAATTACAATAACTAGGGCTTTCATCTCCGTGGAATTGAAGTATATCCAGATTACAAAGTTTTTCTATTTCTTTTACTTCTTCTATAGAGTGATTTAGAAATACACCAACCTTTTTTATATCTTTATTTAAGCTATTCACTAATCTCCTTGCCATATAAGGATCAATTTGTCTTTTACTTTTTGTAAATACAAATCCTATATATTCTGGTTTTAATCTATTTACATAATCTATGTCTTCATATCTTCTCAATCCACAGATCTTTATTCCTACCAAATCATTCACCTCTTAATTCCTTTATCTTATCTTCAATAGATTTAGATTTCATAAAACTTTCCCCAATTAAAACACCGTCTACACCTATGGTTTTTAGATACTCCATATCTTTTCTATTAGAAATACCACTTTCACTAATGACTACTTTATCCTTTGGTATATAGCGTATTAATTTTTCTGTAGTTTCTACCTTTACTTCAAAGGTCTTTAAATTTCTATTGTTAATCCCTATTATTTCTGTCCCAACCTCTAATACTTTTACTAACTCATCTAAATCATGGACTTCCACTAAACACTGAAGATTAATGTCTTTAGCTATTTTTTGGAATTCTATTAATTCTTTTTTTGTTAGAAGAGCTGCAATAAGCAAAATAGCATCTGCTCCTAATGCCTTGGACTGATATATTTGATATGAATCAATTATAAAATCTTTTCTAAGGATAGGTATTTTAGTTTCTTTTCTTATTAAGGATAAATATTCATTTTTTCCAAAGAAAAATTCTTCTTCAGTCAAAACTGAAATAGCATCTATTCGATTTTTTTCATAAATTCTACCTATTGATATAGGGTTAAAATCTTCCCTGATAATACCTTTTGAAGGAGAAGCTTTTTTTACTTCTCCTATTATATTTAATTTTTCTTTTTTTCCTATAGCTCTTTTAAAATCTCTAGTATCTAAATTTCTAATTTGTTTTTTCAAATTTTCAATGGACATAATTGACTTTTCTATTTCTACTTTTTTTCTTTTTAAAGAAGCAATTTTTTCTAATATCACTTCTTCATCTCCTGACTAAGTTTAATCAATTGATTTAATTTATCCAATGCAAGTCCTTTATCTATTGTTTCCTTTGATTTCTCTATTCCTTCTCCCAAGGAGTTTGCTGCTTTTCCTACATATATGGCTGCCCCTGCATTTAATAAGACCATATCACGCTTAGGTCCTTTCTCACCTTTTAATATATCTAGTAAAATCTTTGCATTTTCTTCTGGATTACCTCCTTGGATTTTTTCAATTTGATTAAAAGGTATTCCATAATCCTTAGGGTCTAAATAATATTCATAGATTTCACCATTTTTTAGTTCAGACACCTTGGTCTTTGTGGTAATAGTAATCTCATCTAAGCCGTCTAATCCATGAACTACCATACATCTTTCCAACCCCAATTCTTTAAGAGACTTTGCCATAGTAGTCGTGAGTTTTTCACTAAACACACCAAGGACTTGCCCTTTAGGGTTGGCAGGATTTGTTAAAGGGCCTAAAATATTAAATATAGTTCTCGTTCCTAATTCTTTACGAGGATTTATAGCATATTTCATACTCTGGTGAAAGTTTGGGGCAAATATAAATCCTATTCGTAGTTCGTCTATACACCTTTTAACATCTATAGGAGAAAGATTAATATTGACTCCTAAACTTTCTAATACATCTGCACTTCCACATTTGCTGGACATAGACCTATTTCCATGTTTTACAATAGTCACTGAGGCAGCTGCTGCTACAAAAGCTGCTGCCGTTGATATATTAAATGTATTACCTTTATCTCCTCCAGTCCCACAAGTATCTACTGTATAGTTGCTATTTGCTTCAATCTTTATAGATCTTTCCTTCATAACCTTAGCAGCACCAGTGATTTCTTCTAAGGTCTCTCCCTTCATGCGAAGAGCTGTAAGAAATCCACCTATTTGAGAAGGAGTAGCCTTACCTTCCATTATGCTATTCATTACACTACTTATCTCATCTTCCGTTAAGTTTTTATAATTTATAACTTTATCTATTGCTGACTGCATATTTTACTCCCCTCCCCAATACACTCCACAAGTGCTCTTGCTTTCCTTAAAGTCTCTTCATATTCACTTTCAGGGTTTGAATCCGAAACTATCCCTGCTCCGGCTTGTATATATGCTATATTATCCATAAAGACTATAGTCCTTATGGCTATACAAGTATCCATATTGCCATCAAACCCCAAATATCCAATAGCCCCTGCATATATTCCTCTTTTTCTATTTTCTAGCTTTTCTATAATCTCTAATGCTCTTAATTTTGGTGCTCCAGATACAGTTCCTGCTGGAGCACAAACTTTTATAACATCATAATTACTTAAACCTTTTTTGATTTTTCCTGTTACATGGGAAACTATATGCATTACATGAGAATATTTTTG
Encoded proteins:
- a CDS encoding phosphoribosylanthranilate isomerase, yielding MVGIKICGLRRYEDIDYVNRLKPEYIGFVFTKSKRQIDPYMARRLVNSLNKDIKKVGVFLNHSIEEVKEIEKLCNLDILQFHGDESPSYCNCFENEVWKSFLVKDEKSLGLLEEYKVDKYLLDTWIEGEVGGTGKRFNWELAKEIGKTKSIVLAGGLYSENIKNAIQIVRPTVVDVSSGVETDGYKDYGKIKDFIEKVRG
- the trpC gene encoding indole-3-glycerol phosphate synthase TrpC, translating into MILEKIASLKRKKVEIEKSIMSIENLKKQIRNLDTRDFKRAIGKKEKLNIIGEVKKASPSKGIIREDFNPISIGRIYEKNRIDAISVLTEEEFFFGKNEYLSLIRKETKIPILRKDFIIDSYQIYQSKALGADAILLIAALLTKKELIEFQKIAKDINLQCLVEVHDLDELVKVLEVGTEIIGINNRNLKTFEVKVETTEKLIRYIPKDKVVISESGISNRKDMEYLKTIGVDGVLIGESFMKSKSIEDKIKELRGE
- the trpD gene encoding anthranilate phosphoribosyltransferase, whose product is MQSAIDKVINYKNLTEDEISSVMNSIMEGKATPSQIGGFLTALRMKGETLEEITGAAKVMKERSIKIEANSNYTVDTCGTGGDKGNTFNISTAAAFVAAAASVTIVKHGNRSMSSKCGSADVLESLGVNINLSPIDVKRCIDELRIGFIFAPNFHQSMKYAINPRKELGTRTIFNILGPLTNPANPKGQVLGVFSEKLTTTMAKSLKELGLERCMVVHGLDGLDEITITTKTKVSELKNGEIYEYYLDPKDYGIPFNQIEKIQGGNPEENAKILLDILKGEKGPKRDMVLLNAGAAIYVGKAANSLGEGIEKSKETIDKGLALDKLNQLIKLSQEMKK